A genomic region of Pseudomonas sp. KU43P contains the following coding sequences:
- a CDS encoding DUF2897 family protein — translation MPWYAWLILIIALGSIVGGLMMLRDTAKKLPLTEEQLRKVHERNAEADAKDAQDR, via the coding sequence ATGCCCTGGTATGCCTGGCTGATACTCATCATAGCCCTCGGCTCGATTGTTGGCGGGCTGATGATGCTGCGCGATACGGCGAAGAAACTGCCACTGACCGAGGAGCAGCTGCGCAAGGTGCATGAGCGTAATGCCGAGGCGGATGCCAAGGATGCGCAGGACCGATAA
- a CDS encoding ComEA family DNA-binding protein produces the protein MRNTVLNYLLLPLFAGLSFSLNAAPGAATVPTEPVPLVSQVQASVQRLNLNAADASTLQKELNGIGKAKAEAIVAYREANGPFATVDELLEIKGIGSALLERNRDRLMVE, from the coding sequence ATGCGCAATACCGTCCTCAACTACCTGCTATTGCCTCTGTTCGCCGGCTTGTCGTTTTCCCTCAACGCGGCGCCGGGGGCTGCGACGGTGCCGACTGAGCCAGTACCGCTGGTTAGCCAGGTACAGGCGTCGGTGCAACGCTTGAACTTGAATGCCGCCGATGCATCGACGTTGCAGAAGGAACTGAACGGGATTGGCAAAGCCAAGGCCGAGGCGATCGTGGCGTATCGGGAGGCCAATGGGCCATTCGCCACGGTGGACGAACTGCTCGAAATCAAGGGAATAGGCAGCGCGCTGCTGGAGCGAAATCGCGACAGGCTAATGGTGGAGTAG
- the rfbA gene encoding glucose-1-phosphate thymidylyltransferase RfbA codes for MSTIKPRKGIILAGGSGTRLHPATLAISKQLLPVYDKPMIYYPLTTLMLAGIRDILIISTPMDTPRFEQLLGDGHQWGINITYAVQPSPDGLAQAFIIGESFIGNDLSALVLGDNIYYGHDFHKLLDGAMARSEGASVFAYHVTDPERYGVVEFDGHGRAVSLEEKPQQPKSNYAVTGLYFYDQDVIEMAKGLKPSPRGELEITDINRLYMERGQLSVEVMGRGYAWLDTGTHDSLLEASGYIATLERRQGLKVACPEEMAFRQQWIGAEQLQALAEPMRKNGYGQYLLRLLRDPVLQG; via the coding sequence ATGAGCACGATCAAACCACGCAAAGGCATCATTCTGGCGGGCGGCTCGGGTACGCGCCTGCACCCGGCGACACTGGCGATTTCCAAGCAGCTGCTGCCGGTGTATGACAAACCGATGATCTACTACCCGTTGACCACGCTGATGCTGGCGGGTATCCGCGACATCCTGATCATCTCCACGCCGATGGACACACCGCGCTTTGAGCAGTTGCTGGGCGATGGCCACCAGTGGGGCATCAACATCACCTATGCGGTGCAGCCTTCGCCGGACGGCCTGGCACAGGCCTTCATCATTGGTGAAAGCTTCATCGGCAACGACCTGTCGGCGCTGGTGTTGGGGGACAACATCTACTACGGCCACGATTTCCACAAGTTGCTCGACGGTGCCATGGCGCGTAGCGAAGGGGCGAGTGTATTCGCCTACCATGTGACCGACCCCGAGCGCTACGGCGTGGTCGAGTTCGACGGCCATGGCAGGGCCGTCAGCCTGGAGGAAAAGCCACAACAGCCAAAGTCCAACTATGCGGTGACCGGGCTGTATTTCTACGACCAGGACGTGATCGAGATGGCCAAGGGGCTCAAGCCATCGCCACGTGGCGAGCTGGAGATCACCGACATCAACCGACTCTACATGGAGCGCGGACAATTGTCGGTGGAGGTCATGGGCAGGGGCTATGCCTGGCTCGATACCGGCACCCATGATTCATTGCTTGAAGCCAGCGGTTACATCGCCACCCTCGAGCGCCGGCAGGGCCTCAAGGTCGCATGCCCGGAAGAAATGGCCTTCCGCCAGCAGTGGATCGGTGCGGAGCAGTTGCAAGCGCTGGCCGAGCCGATGCGCAAGAACGGCTATGGCCAATACCTGCTGCGCCTGCTGCGTGATCCTGTCCTGCAGGGTTGA
- the rfbB gene encoding dTDP-glucose 4,6-dehydratase, which yields MTILVTGGAGFIGANFVLDWVSQSGETLVNLDKLTYAGNLQSLASLEGNAQHVFVHGDIGDGPLVQRLLAEYRPRAVLNFAAESHVDRSIHGPQAFVETNVVGTFQLLEAVRGYWQSLHEADRAEFRLLHVSTDEVYGSLTAGEPAFTETHQYQPNSPYSASKAASDHLVRAYHHTYGLPVLTTNCSNNYGPLHFPEKLIPLMIVNALAGKPLPVYGDGQQIRDWLYVKDHCSAIRRVLEAGTVGEVYNVGGWNEKPNLEIVRCVCTLLDELRPRADGKPYAAQITYVADRPGHDRRYAIDARKLERELGWKPAETFETGIRKTVQWYLDNAAWVEGVQSGSYREWVEKNYSGRSGKHDT from the coding sequence ATGACAATCCTGGTAACCGGCGGTGCTGGCTTCATCGGTGCGAATTTCGTCCTGGATTGGGTAAGCCAGTCAGGCGAAACCCTCGTCAATCTGGACAAGCTGACCTACGCCGGCAACTTGCAGAGCCTGGCCAGCCTGGAGGGCAACGCGCAGCATGTTTTCGTGCACGGTGATATCGGTGACGGCCCGCTGGTACAGCGCCTGCTGGCCGAATACCGCCCCCGTGCCGTACTCAATTTTGCCGCCGAGTCGCACGTCGACCGCTCCATCCACGGGCCGCAGGCCTTCGTCGAAACCAACGTGGTGGGTACTTTCCAGTTGCTGGAAGCGGTGCGCGGTTACTGGCAAAGCCTGCATGAGGCTGATCGCGCCGAGTTCCGTTTGCTGCATGTGTCAACCGACGAGGTCTATGGCTCGCTGACAGCCGGGGAGCCGGCGTTTACCGAAACGCATCAGTACCAGCCAAACAGCCCTTATTCTGCAAGCAAGGCGGCCAGCGATCACCTTGTGCGCGCCTACCACCACACCTACGGCCTGCCCGTGCTGACCACCAACTGCTCGAACAACTACGGGCCACTGCATTTCCCGGAAAAACTCATTCCCCTGATGATCGTCAACGCACTGGCCGGCAAGCCGCTGCCGGTGTATGGCGATGGTCAGCAGATTCGCGACTGGCTGTACGTCAAAGACCATTGCAGCGCCATCCGCCGGGTGCTGGAAGCCGGCACGGTGGGCGAGGTGTACAACGTTGGCGGCTGGAACGAGAAGCCCAACCTCGAGATCGTCAGGTGCGTTTGCACCTTGCTGGACGAACTGCGTCCGCGGGCTGACGGCAAGCCCTATGCGGCGCAGATCACCTACGTCGCCGACCGCCCTGGCCACGACCGACGCTATGCCATCGATGCTCGCAAGCTGGAGCGCGAGCTGGGCTGGAAACCGGCCGAGACCTTCGAAACCGGTATCCGCAAGACGGTGCAGTGGTACCTGGATAACGCCGCCTGGGTCGAGGGCGTGCAGTCGGGCAGTTATCGCGAATGGGTAGAAAAGAACTACAGCGGCCGTTCAGGGAAGCACGACACATGA
- a CDS encoding D-glucuronyl C5-epimerase family protein — MKIAFFLISMLAALGTAQASGKSLAAGSDAELAPYLWSWMDPVSFTEEGLKKTVAKKDPLRPFFLAFRLLTIYERTGDQKSLESAKRTLDYMLDEYQPAARNAEGIRWYYGFDYDKGIKAPWWSGMDGFFGPMTLFAGWQVTGDERYREAALKSAKLMLEDPTKGGVLWRDGGSCWISEYSWNGMTRDKEYHVLNGHLWGLQALYMLADASKDKELNEAYQCARAGTVERLHDYYNPAGNWTWYQLVPKVINPTHYNTIELAQFRAMALLTGDPVYDEPSKRRAEIFKNAYPLSLVKTKKGLEVQFSMMGAPNSYWTDTYPVTVSCSVGGKEVKATNAKVYSKDPLADRLILRLPVKAKPKACQVSIHSGVDVPIYEQKQFDVVQSTSNGDIPVAYTVALQAAVTDDGKILVTPASGENATAGEGRIVLNVDRDVLPSQTLALVMTSTEDAVLGLIVDDIKGHRASRYYPSLKAGKDHIVVLNMLGFDKGSELDKHISKLSLRVYTKPGASPLKVSIKELTVIRNTLDLADFMTRHADANFPQQ, encoded by the coding sequence ATGAAAATTGCCTTTTTTTTGATTTCGATGCTGGCAGCGCTTGGTACAGCGCAGGCATCGGGGAAGTCTCTTGCTGCCGGTTCGGACGCAGAGCTTGCTCCCTATCTTTGGTCCTGGATGGATCCCGTCTCATTCACTGAGGAAGGATTGAAAAAGACTGTTGCAAAAAAAGATCCTCTCCGACCTTTTTTTTTAGCGTTTCGCTTATTAACCATTTACGAACGTACTGGTGATCAAAAGTCCCTTGAGAGCGCCAAGCGCACCCTGGATTACATGTTGGACGAGTACCAGCCAGCTGCACGAAATGCAGAAGGGATTCGCTGGTATTATGGATTCGATTATGACAAAGGGATTAAGGCACCATGGTGGTCGGGAATGGACGGCTTCTTTGGACCAATGACGCTTTTTGCGGGTTGGCAGGTGACCGGAGACGAGCGATATCGTGAGGCTGCTTTGAAGAGCGCCAAACTCATGTTGGAAGATCCGACCAAAGGGGGAGTGCTTTGGCGTGATGGTGGCTCATGTTGGATATCCGAGTACTCATGGAACGGTATGACTCGCGATAAGGAATACCATGTGCTTAATGGCCACCTTTGGGGGCTACAGGCGTTGTACATGCTTGCTGATGCTTCCAAGGACAAGGAGTTGAACGAGGCCTATCAGTGTGCGAGGGCAGGGACGGTCGAAAGATTGCATGACTACTATAACCCGGCCGGAAACTGGACTTGGTATCAACTTGTGCCAAAGGTTATCAATCCGACTCATTACAATACCATTGAGCTCGCTCAGTTTCGTGCGATGGCGTTGCTGACTGGTGATCCTGTTTATGATGAACCTTCTAAGCGCCGCGCAGAAATTTTCAAGAATGCCTATCCATTATCCTTGGTTAAAACCAAAAAGGGACTGGAGGTTCAGTTTTCTATGATGGGGGCGCCTAATTCCTATTGGACCGATACATACCCCGTTACGGTAAGTTGCTCCGTAGGCGGTAAAGAAGTGAAAGCAACCAATGCGAAAGTTTATAGTAAGGATCCGCTGGCTGATCGATTGATTTTGCGTTTGCCTGTCAAGGCCAAACCTAAAGCTTGTCAAGTTTCCATTCACAGCGGTGTTGATGTACCAATATATGAGCAGAAACAGTTTGACGTGGTTCAGTCAACCAGCAATGGTGATATTCCTGTCGCTTATACAGTGGCGCTGCAAGCAGCCGTAACCGACGATGGAAAAATTCTGGTCACTCCTGCATCGGGTGAAAATGCAACTGCTGGCGAGGGCAGAATTGTATTGAACGTGGATCGCGATGTATTGCCATCTCAGACACTCGCGCTTGTCATGACGTCAACTGAAGATGCTGTATTAGGTCTTATCGTAGATGATATAAAAGGACATCGGGCGTCTAGGTATTACCCAAGCCTTAAAGCCGGGAAAGACCATATTGTTGTCCTGAATATGCTCGGCTTCGATAAGGGGTCTGAGCTCGACAAACATATTTCAAAATTGTCGCTTCGGGTATATACGAAACCAGGAGCTTCTCCTTTAAAGGTTTCGATCAAAGAACTCACAGTTATCAGAAATACACTGGATCTGGCGGATTTCATGACTCGCCATGCTGATGCGAATTTTCCTCAGCAGTAA
- a CDS encoding nucleoside-diphosphate sugar epimerase/dehydratase: MDKFRSRMLALPRRYKRAIQVVTDIILVWLAMWAAFVVRLGIDDFIDTVVNHVWLFAAAPVVAIPIFIRFGMYRAVLRYFGNDALILIVKAVSLSALILSLIVYWYSNHKVIVPRSIIFNYWWLSLVLLGGLRLLMRQYFIKDWYATTQHVPFTNRHDNLPKVAIYGAGAAGNQLVVALRMGRMMRPVAFIDDDEDLVGRVISGLQIFRGNDIQKMIDITGADEILLAIPSASRGRRKEILGALENFPLHVRSIPGFMDLASGRVKVDDIQEVDIADLLGRDSVPAQEDLLARCISGQIVMVTGAGGSIGSELCRQILALRPKVLLLFDHSEFNLYSILSELEQRVNLESLPVRVLPFLGSVRNQGQLAELMTMWRVNTVYHAAAYKHVPMVEHNIAEGIFNNTMGTLSAAQAALQANVENFVLISTDKAVRPTNVMGSSKRLAELILQALSRELAPVLYGADAKVASVNKTRFTMVRFGNVLGSSGSVIPLFHKQIKNGGPLTVTHPKITRYFMTIPEAAQLVIQAGSMGQGGDVFVLDMGEPVTIARLAERMIHLSGLSVKSEKNPRGDIAIEFTGLRPGEKLYEELLIGDNVVPTPHPMIMSADEDFLPWDVLKERIDTLLSAVSLEDFGGVRQILRETVNGYTPHGEIVDWVHLQRRQDS, encoded by the coding sequence ATGGACAAATTTAGGTCACGGATGTTGGCGTTGCCTCGTCGCTATAAAAGAGCGATTCAGGTCGTAACAGATATTATATTGGTATGGTTGGCAATGTGGGCGGCGTTTGTTGTCCGCCTTGGTATTGATGATTTTATTGATACGGTTGTCAATCACGTGTGGTTGTTCGCCGCAGCGCCGGTCGTTGCTATCCCGATTTTTATCCGGTTCGGTATGTACCGTGCTGTCTTGCGGTATTTTGGTAACGATGCCTTGATTTTGATTGTCAAGGCGGTAAGTTTGTCCGCTTTGATATTGTCTCTTATCGTTTATTGGTACAGTAACCATAAAGTTATCGTGCCTCGCTCTATCATCTTCAACTATTGGTGGCTCAGTCTTGTACTGTTGGGCGGGCTGCGCCTGTTGATGCGTCAGTATTTCATCAAAGACTGGTATGCGACGACACAGCATGTCCCGTTCACCAATCGCCATGACAATTTGCCCAAGGTAGCAATTTATGGCGCCGGAGCGGCGGGTAACCAGCTTGTCGTCGCACTTCGGATGGGGCGCATGATGCGTCCTGTCGCTTTCATCGATGATGATGAAGATCTGGTGGGGCGAGTCATTTCCGGACTGCAAATCTTTCGAGGAAATGACATTCAGAAAATGATCGATATCACCGGGGCGGATGAGATTTTATTAGCTATTCCTTCTGCCAGTCGTGGTAGGCGCAAGGAGATACTCGGTGCCCTCGAAAATTTTCCGCTGCATGTTCGAAGCATTCCGGGATTCATGGATCTGGCCAGTGGTCGAGTTAAAGTAGATGATATTCAGGAGGTGGACATCGCCGATTTGCTCGGTCGTGATTCAGTCCCTGCGCAAGAAGACCTGCTGGCCCGCTGCATCAGTGGGCAGATAGTCATGGTTACCGGTGCTGGCGGGTCGATCGGCTCCGAACTTTGTCGTCAGATATTGGCACTGAGACCGAAGGTGCTGCTGCTGTTCGATCATAGTGAATTCAATCTTTATAGCATCCTGAGTGAGCTTGAGCAGCGAGTAAATCTTGAGTCCCTGCCAGTGCGAGTATTGCCATTCCTGGGGTCAGTAAGGAATCAGGGCCAACTGGCTGAGCTTATGACCATGTGGCGCGTGAACACTGTATATCACGCTGCCGCGTATAAACACGTTCCAATGGTAGAGCACAATATCGCCGAAGGTATTTTCAACAATACCATGGGTACGCTCTCTGCCGCGCAGGCTGCGCTGCAGGCCAATGTGGAAAACTTCGTCCTCATCTCAACCGACAAAGCTGTGCGTCCTACCAATGTGATGGGCAGTAGCAAGCGCTTGGCTGAGTTGATACTTCAGGCTTTGAGCCGAGAGCTTGCCCCGGTGCTGTATGGCGCTGACGCCAAAGTGGCGAGTGTCAACAAAACTCGGTTCACGATGGTGCGGTTTGGCAATGTTCTAGGGTCTTCGGGGTCGGTGATTCCACTCTTCCACAAGCAGATAAAGAACGGTGGCCCCCTTACGGTGACACACCCGAAAATTACCCGTTACTTCATGACCATCCCGGAGGCCGCGCAGTTGGTCATCCAGGCAGGTTCCATGGGGCAGGGTGGTGATGTTTTTGTACTGGACATGGGGGAGCCGGTTACCATCGCTCGGCTGGCCGAAAGAATGATTCATCTTTCCGGGTTGAGTGTGAAATCTGAAAAGAACCCGCGTGGTGATATTGCCATTGAGTTCACAGGGCTTCGCCCCGGGGAAAAGTTGTATGAGGAGCTTCTTATTGGCGACAATGTCGTCCCCACTCCTCATCCCATGATCATGAGTGCTGATGAAGACTTTTTACCTTGGGATGTGCTGAAGGAGAGGATCGATACTTTACTGTCGGCTGTTTCTCTCGAAGATTTTGGAGGTGTACGGCAGATCCTCAGGGAAACTGTCAATGGTTACACCCCGCATGGTGAAATTGTTGACTGGGTCCACCTTCAGCGTCGTCAGGATTCTTAA
- a CDS encoding glycosyltransferase family 4 protein, with the protein MMIWSIASLAVLILSFIATWGLRRYALTAKLMDVPNARSSHTLPTPRGGGVAIVAAFLAALLWMLVSGHIDQHWGWGLIGAGAGIALLGFLDDHGHIAARWRLLGHFLAAIWLLIWVGGFPPLDVFGTAVELGWIRHVLAAFYLVWMLNLYNFMDGIDGIASVEAIVVCTGGALIYWLTGHAALGGAPLLLAFAVAGFLIWNFPPARIFMGDAGSGFLGVVIGALSIQAAWADPSLFYSWLILLGVFVVDATWTLVHRLARGEKVYEAHRSHGYQFAARRNGRHLPVTLGVLFIDLLWLLPLAVAVALGWLDGLVGVLIAYVPLGILAIFYKSGSAEKS; encoded by the coding sequence ATGATGATCTGGTCTATAGCATCCTTGGCAGTATTGATACTGTCATTCATTGCCACGTGGGGCCTGCGTCGGTATGCGCTGACGGCAAAGCTGATGGATGTGCCCAATGCCCGTAGTTCGCATACCCTGCCCACGCCAAGAGGGGGAGGTGTCGCGATCGTCGCTGCATTCCTGGCGGCCCTGCTGTGGATGCTGGTATCTGGCCATATCGACCAGCATTGGGGGTGGGGGTTGATCGGGGCAGGTGCTGGTATCGCTCTTCTCGGTTTCCTTGATGATCATGGGCACATCGCAGCGCGATGGCGCTTGCTTGGCCATTTTCTCGCTGCAATATGGTTATTGATCTGGGTCGGCGGTTTTCCCCCTCTTGATGTATTCGGGACTGCTGTTGAACTCGGTTGGATCAGGCATGTGCTTGCCGCCTTTTATCTGGTGTGGATGCTCAATCTTTACAACTTCATGGACGGCATCGATGGTATCGCCAGCGTGGAGGCAATTGTCGTGTGTACCGGTGGGGCCCTGATCTACTGGCTCACTGGACACGCAGCGCTTGGGGGAGCGCCGTTGCTTCTCGCTTTCGCCGTTGCAGGTTTTCTGATCTGGAATTTCCCGCCAGCAAGAATTTTCATGGGCGATGCAGGGAGTGGGTTCCTTGGGGTGGTGATCGGGGCTCTATCGATTCAGGCGGCCTGGGCAGATCCTTCGCTCTTTTATAGTTGGTTGATCTTGCTTGGCGTTTTTGTCGTGGATGCCACCTGGACCCTGGTCCACCGTCTGGCGAGAGGCGAAAAGGTCTATGAGGCTCATCGTAGCCATGGCTATCAATTTGCCGCCCGCCGTAACGGTCGCCATCTGCCGGTGACACTGGGTGTTCTGTTCATTGATCTGTTGTGGCTGCTGCCGTTGGCAGTAGCGGTTGCCTTAGGTTGGTTGGATGGCTTGGTCGGCGTGCTGATTGCCTACGTTCCCTTGGGCATACTGGCGATTTTTTACAAGTCGGGCAGCGCAGAGAAATCCTGA
- a CDS encoding NAD-dependent epimerase/dehydratase family protein, whose amino-acid sequence MKRVMVTGASGFVGESLCSELVRAGYSVVGIVRHIQNRIPSVEYIETDLTHADSLAHDFPKVDCIIHLAGRAHVLNDEAENPLQAFREANRDATARLANRALSAGVKRFVFVSSIGVNGNRTEQCAFTEASPPQPHAPYAISKLEAEIELAAQLEAKGMELVIVRPPLIYACDAPGNFGRFMRLIAKGFPLPLRHVGNSRSLISRNNMVGFLKLCIDHPGAAGELFLVADGQDVSTADMVTSLCQGMGKRPLLIPCPAALLRVALGLLGKANMYDQLCGSLQIDASKARRLLGWRPEDTTPAALQEAGRQFIHRHKKAK is encoded by the coding sequence ATGAAGCGAGTGATGGTAACGGGGGCTTCAGGCTTCGTCGGAGAGAGCCTGTGCAGTGAGCTTGTCCGGGCGGGTTATTCAGTTGTCGGTATCGTGAGGCATATTCAGAATCGGATTCCGTCGGTTGAATATATCGAAACGGATCTGACCCATGCAGATTCGCTCGCCCATGACTTCCCAAAGGTTGACTGCATCATTCATCTTGCGGGGCGTGCGCATGTCTTGAACGATGAGGCAGAAAATCCGCTTCAAGCCTTTCGAGAAGCAAACCGCGATGCCACAGCCCGCTTGGCCAATCGCGCACTCAGTGCAGGCGTAAAGCGCTTTGTTTTTGTCAGTTCCATTGGCGTAAATGGCAACCGAACGGAACAGTGTGCATTTACAGAGGCAAGTCCTCCGCAACCACATGCCCCCTACGCGATATCAAAGCTGGAAGCCGAAATCGAATTGGCTGCTCAACTGGAAGCCAAGGGAATGGAGCTGGTGATCGTCCGGCCTCCTTTGATTTACGCTTGTGATGCGCCTGGGAACTTCGGAAGGTTCATGCGGCTTATCGCCAAAGGATTTCCCCTGCCGTTGCGTCATGTCGGTAACTCGCGAAGCCTGATCTCACGAAACAACATGGTGGGCTTCCTGAAGCTGTGCATCGACCACCCTGGCGCTGCAGGCGAATTATTTCTGGTTGCAGATGGCCAGGATGTTTCCACTGCCGACATGGTCACGAGCCTTTGCCAAGGCATGGGAAAGCGTCCGCTGCTTATCCCATGTCCTGCCGCTCTGCTCAGGGTGGCGCTAGGGCTCCTGGGCAAGGCAAATATGTATGATCAGCTTTGTGGCTCACTTCAAATCGATGCGTCCAAAGCGCGTCGGTTGCTTGGATGGCGCCCCGAAGACACGACACCTGCTGCGCTGCAGGAGGCTGGCCGGCAATTCATTCATCGGCACAAAAAAGCTAAATGA
- a CDS encoding glycosyltransferase family 4 protein → MNVWYVHPYAGGPGIGRYWRPYYFSKFWNQTGHQSTVITASYHHLLEPDEKRRGTQHVNGAHYSYVPTLRYLGNGVGRMLSMFVFALMLFPFCLFKAFKQGRPDAIIYSSPHPFGVISCWLAARCLGSKFVFEVRDIWPLSLIELGGLKATNPLVRVTGWIERFAYARSDKVISLLPCAQAHMVDKGLRAEKFLWIPNGVDSADICSHSDMHANAFVQHVASLKQQGVFVIIYAGAHGEPNALEGLVRSAKLLVGSAVPIRIILVGKGERKAQLKEIAASDASGLIEFFDQQPKEAVMAALKLASAGYISLKSEPIFRFGVSPNKLWDYMLVGLPIIFACKAGNDPVGDYRCGVTADPDSAEDIAAAVSRLLGLSEAQLREMGHNGHAAVLEHYTYERLAMNVLAGLEDGRLT, encoded by the coding sequence ATGAATGTCTGGTATGTACATCCCTACGCAGGCGGCCCGGGAATCGGTCGGTATTGGCGCCCTTATTATTTTTCTAAGTTTTGGAATCAGACAGGGCACCAATCAACCGTCATTACAGCAAGCTATCACCATTTGCTTGAGCCTGACGAGAAGCGACGGGGGACGCAGCATGTAAACGGAGCGCATTATTCGTACGTGCCGACACTGCGCTACCTGGGCAACGGTGTGGGGAGAATGCTCTCCATGTTCGTATTTGCCTTGATGCTGTTTCCGTTCTGCTTGTTTAAAGCGTTCAAACAGGGGCGACCAGACGCGATCATCTATTCTTCACCTCATCCATTCGGTGTGATCAGCTGCTGGCTTGCCGCACGTTGCTTGGGCTCGAAATTCGTCTTCGAAGTGCGGGATATCTGGCCTTTGAGTCTGATCGAACTCGGCGGGCTGAAGGCGACAAATCCTCTGGTGCGTGTTACTGGCTGGATAGAGCGCTTTGCATATGCCAGGTCCGACAAGGTCATTAGCCTGCTGCCCTGTGCGCAGGCTCACATGGTCGACAAGGGCTTGCGTGCGGAAAAGTTTCTCTGGATACCCAATGGCGTAGACAGCGCAGATATCTGCTCGCATTCCGACATGCACGCCAACGCTTTCGTGCAGCATGTCGCGAGTCTCAAGCAGCAGGGTGTTTTTGTCATTATCTATGCGGGTGCACACGGTGAGCCTAACGCACTGGAAGGTTTGGTGCGTTCTGCAAAGCTGCTGGTGGGAAGCGCGGTGCCCATCAGAATAATCCTTGTGGGCAAAGGAGAGCGCAAGGCGCAGCTCAAGGAGATCGCAGCGAGCGATGCCAGTGGATTGATCGAGTTCTTCGATCAGCAACCCAAGGAAGCCGTGATGGCTGCACTGAAGCTGGCATCGGCAGGATACATCTCGCTCAAGTCCGAGCCAATTTTCCGATTTGGCGTAAGCCCGAACAAGTTGTGGGACTACATGCTGGTCGGCTTACCGATCATCTTTGCCTGCAAAGCAGGTAATGATCCTGTTGGTGATTATCGCTGCGGGGTGACGGCTGATCCTGACTCTGCAGAAGATATCGCTGCAGCTGTGTCCAGGCTTCTGGGATTATCCGAGGCGCAACTGCGGGAGATGGGGCATAACGGACATGCTGCAGTGCTGGAGCATTATACCTACGAGCGGTTAGCCATGAATGTGTTGGCTGGGCTTGAGGATGGGCGGCTTACATGA
- the wecB gene encoding non-hydrolyzing UDP-N-acetylglucosamine 2-epimerase, producing MKVLTIIGARPQFIKASVVSKAILEQSSLSEVIVHTGQHFDANMSDIFFEQLGIPKPDYQLDIHGGTHGQMTGRMLMEIESVMLKEKPDRVLVYGDTNSTLAGALAAAKLHIPTAHIEAGLRSYNMRMPEEINRILTDQVSDILFCPTDVAVENLRKEGFEEKPIKILNVGDVMQDSAMFFAQRATAPIGLDQQEGFVLTTLHRAENTDDPVRLASIVQALNEINRNVAPVILPLHPRTRGVIERLGLKLEVQVIDPVGYLEMIGLLQRCGLVLTDSGGVQKEAYFFGKPCVTMRDQTEWVELVSCGANVLVGADQQKIVASVSTSMGKLIQDDGQLYGGGQAASRIADTLARL from the coding sequence ATGAAAGTTTTGACCATCATCGGTGCTCGCCCGCAGTTCATCAAGGCAAGTGTAGTCTCTAAGGCGATCCTTGAGCAGTCCAGTCTTTCGGAAGTCATCGTTCATACCGGCCAGCACTTTGATGCCAATATGTCGGACATTTTTTTCGAACAGCTCGGCATTCCCAAGCCTGACTATCAACTCGATATTCACGGGGGGACTCATGGGCAGATGACAGGGCGCATGCTGATGGAAATTGAATCCGTCATGCTGAAAGAGAAACCAGACCGTGTCCTGGTATATGGCGATACCAACTCTACCCTGGCCGGCGCCTTGGCTGCTGCAAAATTGCATATTCCCACCGCTCATATCGAGGCTGGGTTGCGCAGCTATAACATGCGGATGCCCGAGGAGATCAACCGAATCCTGACCGATCAGGTCAGTGATATCTTGTTCTGCCCAACCGATGTTGCAGTCGAAAACCTGCGCAAGGAAGGCTTTGAGGAAAAGCCGATCAAGATCCTGAATGTTGGGGACGTCATGCAGGACAGCGCGATGTTCTTTGCGCAGCGTGCTACAGCGCCCATCGGTCTCGATCAGCAGGAAGGCTTTGTCTTGACCACCTTGCATCGCGCTGAAAATACGGATGATCCTGTTCGACTGGCGTCGATTGTCCAGGCTTTGAACGAGATCAACCGTAACGTCGCACCTGTCATTCTTCCGCTGCATCCTCGTACCCGCGGCGTGATCGAGCGTCTGGGACTGAAGCTGGAAGTACAGGTCATCGATCCAGTTGGCTATCTGGAGATGATCGGACTGTTGCAGCGTTGTGGCCTGGTGCTCACCGATAGTGGCGGCGTTCAGAAAGAAGCGTATTTCTTCGGTAAGCCTTGCGTGACCATGCGTGACCAGACTGAATGGGTCGAGTTGGTAAGTTGTGGGGCCAACGTCCTGGTAGGTGCAGATCAACAAAAGATCGTGGCGTCTGTAAGCACCAGCATGGGCAAGCTGATTCAGGATGATGGCCAGCTTTACGGTGGGGGGCAAGCAGCTTCCAGAATTGCCGATACCTTGGCTCGGCTCTGA